The genomic segment CCGTCGAACCGTACGTCGAACGTCATCTCGCCGACCGTCACCGGCGTGGTCTCATCGAAGGTCATTACTCAAACGTATCGCCGATACGTGCAACTGCTTCGCGATCGAGGATGGCCGCCGTCTCGGGGTCTGGCGCACTCCCGCCACGGTCATACGGCATCCACCAACGGTCTGCATCGTTGCGTGGCTTGGCCGGATAGGTGTCTATGGCTTCGTCGAGAAGCGCCTCCATAGCGATGTGCAGCCGAGCCGAAAGCTCGTCGATCGACTCGCCCTCGCCGGGTGTGAGCGCCTCGCCGACGCTGACCGTGACCGGCATACGCCTCCGCAGCGATCGGTGACCGTCGACGGTGAGGATGCGGTGACCTCCCCATACGACGACGGGAATGATGGGCACTTGGCCGTGCACCGCCAGTCCCGCGGCACCTCGTTTGAACGGCTTGAGCAGCCAGGACCGGCTGATCGTCGCCTCCGGGAACACGCCCACCAGTTCGCCCTCGTCGATCAGCCGCAGACCTTGACGGTAGGCGCGCCAACCTTCGCGTCGATCCACCGGGATGTGGCGCATCTTGCGCATCAACCACCCCGCGAGGCGGGACTCGAACACTGACCGCTTGGCCATGAATCGGACCAGTCGATCGCGATCGCGGGCGGCGTACCCGATGAACGTGAAATCGAGGAAGCCGATGTGGTTTCCCGCGATGACCCCGGCGCCAGTCGCCGGTATGTGTTCAGCACCGCGTACGTCGAACCGGTAACCCATCACCGTGAACAGCGTCGCGAAGATGCGATTGACGACCCGGTAGGTCATCTAGGACTTGGCGTCGGGGAAGACCGGCCAACAGTCTGTGCGGATGGTCGGATCGAAGCCGGGTCCGGCCGCAATCGTTGCCTTCTCGCGGTTCAGGACGCCGGAGGTGAGGAAGAAGATTGACGCAATGTAGAGGGCCATGATCGCGAGCCCGCTTGCAACCGCGTCCTTGTCGATGCGATCGGCCTCTCCGAGCAGGATGATCCCGTCGGACAGCAGGAACAGCAGGCCGCCGATACCTGCTCGAACATCCGTTGCCATCGAGGTGGCGGCGGTGCCGACGAGAAGCGCGGCATAGATCGGTACGACCGGTTTGAGCCCGTCCTCCAGTCCGCTCCAGGCGTATGCAATCATCGCGATGCCCGCGACGGTGTAGATCGCGAGGATCCACGGTTTGCGCTTGAGCTGTCCCATCGCGCCGCGGGAGATGAAGAACCGGATGAAGCAGATGTGGCCGAGTGCGAACGCCGCCATGCCGACGATGAACAGGTCCTCGAACTCAAGGAAGAGGTCGCCGAAGAAGCAGAACACCAATGCGGCAGCCAGCAGTCGCGGACCCTTTTGCTCGATCACCCAGGCGACGAGCAGGGGAGCGAGCACGCATTTGGAGATGCTGTCCCAGGGGTCAGCCTCGGCACCGTTGAGTACGAGGTGGACCACGGTCATCACGCCGAAAGCGATGATCCACGGACTCTTCAAAGCGGTCATGGGGATCACGCTACCGCTCAGATTGCTCCTTGAGGCGGTACGGGCGACTGTGCAACCGTGGAGCCATGACCTCGCGTATCTCTCATACGACCGTCGACTCGCGGAATGCGTACGAGCAGTCCGCGTGGTGGGCCAAAGTGCTCGACATGAGCGAAGATCCGGCCGATCCCAACCTGCCTGGTCACGAGGAATGCATGATCTTCTCGGCCGATGGCCGCCAACGGGTGCTGTTCATCGAAGTGCCCGAAACGAAGGAGATCAAGAACCGTCTGCACTTCGATCTCCGCCCAATCGATGTCACCCGAGACGAGGAGATCGCGCGAGTCCTGGCTCTTGGCGCAACTGAATTTGAGGATCACCGTTTACCTGACGGGCGCGGTTGGATGACGCTCAAAGATCCTGAGGGCAACGAGTTCTGCATCCTGCGTGGCGACCTCGAGGTGTCGGACGACTACGCGCCTCAGTGACTAGCGGCTGACCGACCGCGCTTGCTTGTTGGCATACATGTCGGCATCTGCCTTCGCGAACGTGGCCACGACGCTTTCTCCGGGGCCGGTCGAGGCGAACCCCATGGACGCCTGGACATCGTGACCCGCCATCGCATCCATGAAGATCCCGAAATGGACGGGCAGCTCATCGACCGCGACATTGTTGGACAGCACTGCGAACTCGTCACCGCCATAGCGAGCGATCCGATCGCCCGAACCAGCGACCGCCGTCAATGCGTTGGCCGCTCGTCGGATGAGCTCGTCACCAGCCGTGTGCCCTCGCTTGTCGTTGAGCGCCTTGAGCCCGTCGAGATCGATCACGGCTACAGCGATGGGATCGGCATAGGCGTCGACCCGCTGCTGAGCATCCGCGACGAACATGTCCCAGCCGCGGCGGTTGGTGAGGCCGGTGAGGGCATCCCGTTGGGCGAGGGCCTCCGCGATCTCCGCCGCTCGGCGTTCGCGGTCTGCGCTGCGTGACATCGCGAGCTGAGATGACAACAGCTCGCCCATCAGCTCGATGAGCTCGGTGTCGACCGATTCGATGCTGGCGATCGGCTCGGCACCCACTCCACACAAGGTGCCGAACGTGCTGCCGTCATCGTCCTTGATCGGGAATCCGGCATACGCGCGAATGCCGACTGCGTCAGGGTGATCCGCGTAGCCGGGGTCGTCATGGGAATCGATCACAAAGCGGGATGCGCCGCGCAGCATGCGAATGCAGAAAGTTTCGTCCCACGGCACGCGCTGCCCGACCTCGAGTAGGCCTTCGTCGTGAACGTGGACGTGGACCTGTTCGCCGCCAGCGACGCGTGACACCGACCAGTCGCTCATGGGTGTGTGCGCGTTGAGGTAATCGACGATGCGCTGTGCAGACATGCTGAAGTGATCAGCGCCGTCGACCTGTGCCCAAGTTTCCACGTACTCATTGTGGCTGAGCTGGTGGGCCACCGCTCGGGGAATCAGACGGTGTAGCCGCCATCGATGTCGAGCTTCTGTCCGGTAATGAAGCCTGCGCGATCCGACGCCAGGAAGCACACGGCTTCGGCGATGTCGGCGGCATTGCCGAAGCGCCGGAGCGGGATGTTGTTGCGGGTGATCGCAAGCGCGTTGTCATCGAGCTCGCCTGATTCGATGAGTCGTGCGGCCATACCGTCCGTCAGCATGCCGGGCCCCACGGCGTTGATGCGAATGCCGAATCGGCCTTCCTCTGCGGCAATCCCGCGTACGAGTTGTTCGACGGCACCCTTTGGCGCTGACGAGAGCCCATCGCGTACGGGGAACCGCGCCGTTGCTGCCGTCGTGACGGCGACGATCGACCCCTTGGTCTCCCGCAGCCGCGCCAGCGACGGGTGAACGACGTTGAAGAAGCCAACCGCGTCCTGGGTGAGTTGCTCGGCGAAGTCGGCAGGGGACACCTTCGACAGGTGGACCATCGGAACGTGCGGACCGGAGGCATAGACGAGGGTGTGGATGCCGCCGTAAACCGTTGCAACCTCCGCAAGAACGGAACTGCAGGCCTCGGCCGAGGTTACGTCGAGAGCGTGGGCGGACGTACGTACGCCGTGCTTGGCGGCTGCCGCGGCGACGGATTCACCGGCGTCCTTGTTGCTCCGATAGGTCACCGCTACGTCGCTGCCGCGCGCGGCGAGCATCTCAGCGATCGCAGCACCCAGACCACCACTGCCGCCGACGACGAGGGCGGCACCAGTTGCGTCTGCAAAGTCTGTTGAAAGTTCATTGGTCATGAGGTCCCGAACTCTACCGAGTGGTTGTCCTTGACACGGGGAACTGGTAGAACGTGTTCTAGATTTCACCTTGGAGGTGTCATGGGCGACGGTGCCGCGGAGGTGGTCTCCGGCAAGGCTTGGACCGATTTTTGCCGTGCGTTGGAGCAGGCTGGCGAGGTCATCCTGCGAGACAAAGCACCGTCCACGCCGCTTGATCGGGCGGAGGGCTATCGCTATCTGACGCGCCTTCTGCGCCAGATGATGTACACGACGATCGAGAACGCCGATCCCGACTTCCCGCGACTGCATGAGCTCGACCGGGTCAAGCTCGGCGCCGACAACCCGGACAACGTCTATTTGTCGGCCAACATCCGCGGAGACCGTACGTACAAGATCACTGGCACTCGCGGCAGCATCTACTACTTCAGTATCGGTTCGAAGGCCAACCGCTACGCAATCGACGGCACCATGGCGTCGACTGGTGAGCTTGGCGACAAGGACCTCGTCATCGAGCCTGACGGCACGGTGGAGATCATTGTCAGCGCCGAACCGCACGACAAGAACTGGCTGCCGCTCGAGCCGGACTCGACCGGTCTTGTGGTGCGTCAGACGTACATGGATCGGGCGACTGAGGTTCCCGGCCAGTGGACGATTGAGCGGGTCGGCGAGCCGATCCAGCGTAAGGAACTCAACCCGGACCATTTCGTCAAGGCGCTCCAGACGGCTGCGTTTTCACTCCATGGAACCGCCGCGATGTTCGCCGGCTGGACAGAGATGTTCATGGAGCGGCCCAACGAGATGCCTGACTTCGGCCAGGAGTTCTTTCAGAAGGCTGGCGGCGACCCCGAGATCTTCTACGCGCACGGCTACTGGACGCTCAAGCCCGGTCAGGCGTGGGTCATCGAGACCGAGGTCCCCGAGTGCCCCTACTGGAACTTCCAGCTCGACAACTGGTGGATGGAATCGCTCGACTGGGAGCGCAAGATCACCATCAACAAGCACAGCGCCAAGCTCAACGATGACGGCACGCTGACGATCGTTGTGGCCGAGCGCGATCCGGGCTACGGCAACTGGATCGACACGTGCGGCCACGAAACCGGCACGGCGCTGCTGCGCTGGCTCGGTGCCAGTGAGCACCCGCTCCCCACCTGCACTGTTATTGATCTGGAGGCTTCATGACCACCGCAGCCGAGACTGCGACCGCCCTGGATGTTCAGGGGCTGCTCGACGCCGCGCGCGTCAAGACCGGACTCAGCGACTACGGCGACGAGTGGTTCGTCGAGCCGCTGACCGTGCTGACCAAGGCACTGGCCGACGAGGCCAAGCTCTCCGAGATGGGTCTGGCCCTGACCAAGAGTCGCTTCATCGCATCGCTGGCCGATCGACTGCGTCTCAAGCAGTTGCAGGTCGAGAACCCCGAGATCCTTGAAGAAGAGGTGACGGTCGCCGCGGAGATCTGCGGACTACCGCGTACGGGTTCGACGCTCTTGCATCGATTGCTTGCATCGTCGCCGGAGGTCACCTCGACGCTGTCGTGGGAGACGTCGTACCCCTTGCCGTTCCCGGGCGAAAGCCCCGCTGCCGAGATCCGTACGAAGCGTGCTCGCGATCGCTACGAGATGTTCCTCGAGATGGCGCCCGACTTCGGCGACATCCACACGATCGAGTGGGACGGTCCTGAAGAGGACGTCATCCTGATGGACCGCACGTTCACCTCGATGAGCTTCGACTCGTTCTACTGGATCCCGACCTATGGGCTCTGGCTGCGCGAGTTCGATCAGGCTCCGGCCTACCAGGATCTGAAGCAGTGGCTGCAGGTCCTGCAGTGGCAGAGCCCCGAGCGCCACGGCCAGCCGTGGATGCTCAAGTCGCCGCACCACCTGACTGCGGTCGACACCGTGCTCGACACGTTCCCCGGCTGCAAAATCATCATGACGCACCGTTCGCCGACCAAGGCTGTGCCGTCGTACGCCTCGATGGTCTGCGCGATCTCCGCCCAGTACAGCAACGATGTCGATCCGAAAGATGTCGGCCCCTACTGGCGTGATCGCTTCGTCTCGGCTCTGACGCAGTTCTCCGACGTACGTGCCAAGCGACCCGAACGGTTCATCGACGTCGACTTCCTCGAAGTCGTCAAAAACCCCGTCGACACAGCAACACGAGTCATGGGCGAACTCGGCCTCCCAGCCGACCGCGAAGCGTTGGAGGCCTACATGGCCCGCAACGAGGAGCAGCGTCACGGCTCCCACACATACACAGCCGAGGACTTCGGACTCACCGAAGCCGGGCTGGAGCAAGATTTCGCGTTCTATCAGAAGGAGATTGCACCGTGATCCTCAAAGACGAGGTCGTCGTTATTTCAGGTGTTGGAGCCGGGCTTGGCGCCAAGCTGGCCATCCGGGCAGCCAAGGAAGGCGCGAAGGTCGTCATGTCGGCGCGCTCCGCCGACGTCATGGACGCGACGCTGAAGGAGATCACGGCAGCGGGAGGCGACGCGATCGCCGTGCAGTGCGATGTTCGCAAGACCGATCAGGTCGAAGCTGTCATGGCTGCGGCTGTCGAGAAGTACGGCAAGATCAGCGGACTGGTCAACAGCGCGTACGGTCACCCCGGCTTCACGGATCTGCTCGACACCGAAGAGAAGAACCTTCGTCGTGCGATGGACATCATCCTTTTCGGATCGCTCAACATGGCCCGTGCTGCCGTCCCGCACATGACCGATGGTGGATCGATCGTCAACGTCGGCACGATGTCGACGCGCGTACCGCTTCAGGGCGAAGGCGGCTACGCCATCTCGAAGGCGGCAATGGGCTGTGCCACGCAGTACATGGCACTCGAGCTCGGTGGCAAGGGCATCCGCGTCAACCAGGCGATCCTCGGCTGGCTCGACGGACCCGGCGTCCGGTTCTACCTGACGATGACGGCGGAAGAGAAGGGCATCACTGAGCAGGAGGTGTACGACGACATCGCGTCGCGCAACCCGCTCGGCCGGATCCCGACGGATGAAGCCTGTGCCGGCGGCATCCTCTACTTGCTTTCGAAGTACGCGTCCGAAGTCACTGGCGCAACCCTGGATGTCAACGGTGGGGAGCACATGCCGGCATGACCACCCATCTCGTGACGTCCGTGACGGTGCAGATCAACGCGCCGGCGGCGTTCGTGTGGGACGTGCTGGTCGACTATCCGAGCTATCCAGAGTGGAATCCGTACACAATTGCTGCGGAAACCACTCTGGAGCTCGGTGATCGGATCGACCTGACGCTTCCTCAGGTCGACGGCTCTGACTCCACGTTCATCAACCGCGAGTTCATTCGCGTCGTGGACCCGCCACATCACCTGCGTTATGACACGGGCGAGGAAATGCAGGGGATTCACGCGCAGCGCGATCAGTACATCGCCGAGACGGGTCCGGACACGTGCGAGTACTACACGACCGACACCTTCGTCGGAGAGCTCGCTGACCTGGTTATGGAGACGACCGGTGAGTGGGTCAAGGCCGGCTTCGACTCCGTGGCCACCTCGTTGAAGGCTCGAGCCGAAGCGTTGTACGCAGCGCGCTAGCTCGCGAAGCGGTCTGTTGCTTCGATGATCGCGTCCAGAATCCCAGGCTCGGTGAACGCGTGCCCGGCGTCAGGGATCATGCGGAACTCCGCTTCCGGCCAGGCTCGGTGTAGATCCCAGGCCGTCGTCGCTGGCGTGCACATGTCGTAGCGACCCTGGATGATCACGCCAGGAATGTCCTTGAGCTTGGCCGATTCGGTCACCAGTTGGTTGTCGGTGAACCAACCGTCGTTCATGAAGAAGTGGTTCTCGATACGAGCGAACGCCACGGCGAAGGCATCTTCGGTGAAGTGATCGATCAGCTCAGTGTCTTGGAGAAGCGTGATGGTCGACGATTCCCAGCGCGACCAGGCCTTGGCGGCAGGTACGTGGACCGCGGGGTCGGGGTTGTTGAGTAGGCGGCTGTAGGCCTCAATGAGATGCCCACGCTCGACTTCAGGGACCGGCGCGATGTATCCCTCCCAGAGGTCGGGGTAGACGTTGGCCGCGCCGCCTTCGTAGAACCAGTCGAGTTCGCTCCTGCGGAGGGTGAAGATGCCACGCAGCACGAGCTCGCTCACAGCGGCCGGATGCTTCTGGGCGTAAGCAAGAGCCAGGGCGGAGCCCCAGGATCCGCCGCATACGAGCCAGCGGTCGATGCCGAGGTGCTCGCGCAGCGTCTCAATATCCTGGACGAGGTGCCAGGTCGTGATGGCGCTGAGATCGGCATCTGGCGCGCTGGTGTGCGGCAGGCTGTTGCCGCAGCCACGTTGGTCGAACAGAACGATGCGGTACTTCGACGGATCGAAGCAACGCCGCTGATCTGGGCTCGATGCGCCACCTGGCCCGCCATGGAGATAGACCGCAGGCTTGCCGTCAGGGTTCCCCGACACCTCGTAATAGATCTGTTGACCGTCGCCGACGTCGAGCAATCCAGAGTCGAAGGGTTCGATGTCGGGGTAGAAGGTGCGCATACGCAAAACCCTAACGATGGGGTCCCTACTGAACGCCTGGGCGTCCGAGTGTGAGGAGTTCTGGCTCGGAAGCGGTACCGCAGCACCCACCTGCGTCTGCGGAGTCATCGTCGAACAGGCCGGAGCCTCCGCAAACGCCCGTTTCTGGCAGGGTCAGTTCGACCCGAGCGGCCGCCTCGTGGTCACCGGCGATTGCCGCAGCTACGGACCGAGTCTGTTCAAACCCAGTGAGTGCCAGGAATGACGTGGCGCGGCCGTACGACTTCATGCCCACGAGATAGAAGCCGGCCTCGGGCTGAGCGAGCTCCTTGGCGCCGTGCGGATAGACCGTGCCACAGGAGTGTTCGTTCGGATCGATGAGTGGTGCGAGCTGCCGCGGAGCCTGAAGCACGGGATCGAGATCCAGTCTGATCTCGGACAAGATGTCGAGGTCTGGTCGGAATCCGGTGAGCACAATGACCTCATCGATGCCGTCGACGACCTGGCCGTCGAACGACTCGATGCGCAGGCGGCCGTCCGGGCCGTGGCCGATCTCGGCCGTGCGGAATCCGTTGAGAGTCGTCACCGGGCCCTCGGTGACCGCGGCCTGTGCAAGTTGACCCAACGCACCGCGCTCGGGAAGTTCGTCCTGACCGCCGCCGGAGAATGCCGCGCCGACGGTGGCGCGACGTACGAGCCAGGTCACCCGCGTTTCGGGCTCGTCCTTGGCCAGGGCGGTCAGTCCGATCAGCGCACCTTTGGCGGATGCGCCAGTGCCGGCGACCACTACGTGCTTTCCGGCGTAGCGGGCGCGATCGGACTCATTCCGGAGGTCAGGGATGCGGTAGCTGATGCGATCTGCTGCCTCGGCCTCCCCGATTGCCGTGACACCGTCACCTCCGAGTGGGTTCGGCCCGGTCCAGGTCCCCGACGCGTCGACTACTGCTCGGGCTTGGATGTGGCCAGCGCCGTCAACTGTCCTCGTATGAATCGTGAACGGTGCTTCGTCCCGCCCGGAGCTGACGAGTCGATCACGGCTCTGCTTGGCCACTGAGGTCACTTTGGTGCCAAAGCGCACCGAGTCACCCAACGCCTCGGCGAGTGGCTGCAGGTAGTCGGCGACCCATTCGGCTCCCGTCGGGTAGCGCTTGGCGCTTGGCGCGGTCCACCCAGCGTCGATCAGCAACTTTTCAGCGGCCGGATCGATGAGCTCGGACCAGGCAGAGAACAGGCGCACGTGCCCCCATTGGCTGACTGTGGCACCTGCAGCTGGACCGGACTCGAGTACGAGGACGTCGACGTCCCGGCTGCGGAGATGAGCGGCGGCGGCGAGGCCGGATGGTCCGGCGCCGATGACGACGACGGGCAGTTCGGTGGTGATCTGGTGAGGCATCAGGGTTCCTTGAGGGTTCATACATTCACGTTTGTCGATGCATGCGACTCTACCCAAACATCGAAGAATGTCAATGTATGGGCTAGCATTGGAGTATGCCGACAGCACTGACCGTCATCGAGACAACGGATTCGACCTGCTGCTCACCCATCACGAGTGGGGTCATGAGTGACGATGAGGCGACCTCCTTGGCTATCAAGTTCAAGGCAATGAGCGACCCGACTCGACTCAAACTGCTCTCGTTGGTCGCCGCCACTCAGGACGGCGAAGCCTGCGTGTGCGACCTGAATGAGCCCCTCGACCTGTCGCAGCCGACTGTGTCGCATCACCTCAAGATTCTTGTCGAGGCAGGGTTGCTGACCCGTGCGAAGCGTGGTCGGTGGGCCTACTTCGCGCTCGTTCCAGGCGCTTTGCCGTCGCTGGCGGACACGCTTCAAGCCTGATCAGAAGCCAGCGCGGCGTTCCAGAAGGATCGTGTCGCGCCAGACCCCGTCGAGGTGAGCGATTCGCTCGCGTCGCCCAACGTCTCGAAAGCCCGCCGCATGATGAATCGCGAGGCTGGCAATGTTTTCAGGAAAGATTGACGTCTGGAGCGTCCATAGTCCGGCGACCTCGGCAGCTGCCACCTGATGTCGAACGAGCGCCGAGCCCACTCCCATACCGGCGCTGGCGACGTCGACGTAAACAGAGGTCTCGCCGACTCCCCGGTAGCAGTCGCGGGCGGAGGTGGGTGAGATCGACGCCCAGCCGATGACCGTCCCGTTCAACTCTGCGACCCAACGCTGTCCGGGCAGCCACTTCGAATCGAGGACATCTGCCGGCGGCACGTCGGTTTCGAAGGTTGCGTTGCCCGTGGCGATTCCGTCAGCGTAGATCTGGCGCACCGCTTGCCAGTCGCCCTGCTGAAGGGCGCGCAGCCGGACGTCCACCGCATTCACGTGGGCCCTGTGGGACTCGAACCCACAACCCGCGGATTAAAAGTCCGCTGCTCTGCCAATTGAGCTAAAGGCCCTGCGGCCCAAGTCTGCCAGTCCAATCTTGAAAGTCCTGCGCGGGGACGTTGTAACGACTAGCCTCGAATTCAGGGGATGACGAGGCGGTCGTGAACTACATCGCGGATAGGATTGCCGTTTCGTGACGGAGCAACTCATCACCGGGAGAGCACGGATGCCAGAGCCCTTGGACAGTCGCCTTCGCGACGACCAGGCACTCGACGAGATCGAGCTGACGAGTCGACTCATGATCGCGGCATCTGCCAAAGAAGGTCATCTGTCGCAGCGAGAAGTCGACGAACTCCTCGGCATCGCCCAAGCTGGCTGACAAAGTGGTACCCGCGATTGACACTCCAGTTCGTTGTGCATCTAGCATGGGCGTGCCCTATCCAGCACTGACGGGAGTTTGTCGTGCGTTTTCGCATTCGACCAACTGAGACATCGTTCTACGATCTGTTCTCCGAGATGGCAGCCCATCTCGTGACCGGAGCAAACCTCCTGGCACAGATGCTTGATGCGGACACTGACAAGGTCGCGCTCGGCGAGCAGATGCGTGAAGCTGAGCATCAGGCCGACGAAACAACCCACAAGATCGTGAAGCGCGCCAACAGCACGTTCATCACGCCGTTCGACCGCGAGGACATCTACCGCCTCGCCAGCAGCCTCGATGACGTCATGGACTTCATGGAAGAAACGGTCGACCTGGTCGGCTTGTACGAGCTTGGCGATCTGCCGTCCGACTTCGCACCTCAGGTCGAGGTGTTGCAGCGCGCGACCCAGCTCACCGCTGAGGCGATGCCGAAGCTGCGGACCATGAAGGACCTCGACGAGTACTGGATCGAGATCAACCGTCTCGAGAACCAGGGCGACCGGTCATACCGTCGCGCCGTCGCGAAGCTCTTCAGTGGCAGCTACAAGTCCCTCGAAGTGCTGAAGCTCAAGGACGTCGTCGACTCCCTTGAACACGCCATCGACGCGCTCGAGTCCGTCGCCAACACGGTGGAGCAGATCGCCGTCAAGGAGTCCTGAGTCGTGGACCTCACCCTGGCGTTGGTGATCACGACTGTCGCCATAGCGCTCTTCTTCGACTACACGAACGGCTTCCACGACGCCGCGAACGCCATCGCGACTTCGGTGTCGA from the Aeromicrobium panaciterrae genome contains:
- a CDS encoding lysophospholipid acyltransferase family protein; this translates as MTYRVVNRIFATLFTVMGYRFDVRGAEHIPATGAGVIAGNHIGFLDFTFIGYAARDRDRLVRFMAKRSVFESRLAGWLMRKMRHIPVDRREGWRAYRQGLRLIDEGELVGVFPEATISRSWLLKPFKRGAAGLAVHGQVPIIPVVVWGGHRILTVDGHRSLRRRMPVTVSVGEALTPGEGESIDELSARLHIAMEALLDEAIDTYPAKPRNDADRWWMPYDRGGSAPDPETAAILDREAVARIGDTFE
- a CDS encoding lysoplasmalogenase, which translates into the protein MTALKSPWIIAFGVMTVVHLVLNGAEADPWDSISKCVLAPLLVAWVIEQKGPRLLAAALVFCFFGDLFLEFEDLFIVGMAAFALGHICFIRFFISRGAMGQLKRKPWILAIYTVAGIAMIAYAWSGLEDGLKPVVPIYAALLVGTAATSMATDVRAGIGGLLFLLSDGIILLGEADRIDKDAVASGLAIMALYIASIFFLTSGVLNREKATIAAGPGFDPTIRTDCWPVFPDAKS
- a CDS encoding VOC family protein encodes the protein MTSRISHTTVDSRNAYEQSAWWAKVLDMSEDPADPNLPGHEECMIFSADGRQRVLFIEVPETKEIKNRLHFDLRPIDVTRDEEIARVLALGATEFEDHRLPDGRGWMTLKDPEGNEFCILRGDLEVSDDYAPQ
- a CDS encoding diguanylate cyclase domain-containing protein; translated protein: METWAQVDGADHFSMSAQRIVDYLNAHTPMSDWSVSRVAGGEQVHVHVHDEGLLEVGQRVPWDETFCIRMLRGASRFVIDSHDDPGYADHPDAVGIRAYAGFPIKDDDGSTFGTLCGVGAEPIASIESVDTELIELMGELLSSQLAMSRSADRERRAAEIAEALAQRDALTGLTNRRGWDMFVADAQQRVDAYADPIAVAVIDLDGLKALNDKRGHTAGDELIRRAANALTAVAGSGDRIARYGGDEFAVLSNNVAVDELPVHFGIFMDAMAGHDVQASMGFASTGPGESVVATFAKADADMYANKQARSVSR
- a CDS encoding SDR family oxidoreductase — protein: MTNELSTDFADATGAALVVGGSGGLGAAIAEMLAARGSDVAVTYRSNKDAGESVAAAAAKHGVRTSAHALDVTSAEACSSVLAEVATVYGGIHTLVYASGPHVPMVHLSKVSPADFAEQLTQDAVGFFNVVHPSLARLRETKGSIVAVTTAATARFPVRDGLSSAPKGAVEQLVRGIAAEEGRFGIRINAVGPGMLTDGMAARLIESGELDDNALAITRNNIPLRRFGNAADIAEAVCFLASDRAGFITGQKLDIDGGYTV
- a CDS encoding DUF1214 domain-containing protein, with the protein product MGDGAAEVVSGKAWTDFCRALEQAGEVILRDKAPSTPLDRAEGYRYLTRLLRQMMYTTIENADPDFPRLHELDRVKLGADNPDNVYLSANIRGDRTYKITGTRGSIYYFSIGSKANRYAIDGTMASTGELGDKDLVIEPDGTVEIIVSAEPHDKNWLPLEPDSTGLVVRQTYMDRATEVPGQWTIERVGEPIQRKELNPDHFVKALQTAAFSLHGTAAMFAGWTEMFMERPNEMPDFGQEFFQKAGGDPEIFYAHGYWTLKPGQAWVIETEVPECPYWNFQLDNWWMESLDWERKITINKHSAKLNDDGTLTIVVAERDPGYGNWIDTCGHETGTALLRWLGASEHPLPTCTVIDLEAS
- a CDS encoding sulfotransferase, with the translated sequence MTTAAETATALDVQGLLDAARVKTGLSDYGDEWFVEPLTVLTKALADEAKLSEMGLALTKSRFIASLADRLRLKQLQVENPEILEEEVTVAAEICGLPRTGSTLLHRLLASSPEVTSTLSWETSYPLPFPGESPAAEIRTKRARDRYEMFLEMAPDFGDIHTIEWDGPEEDVILMDRTFTSMSFDSFYWIPTYGLWLREFDQAPAYQDLKQWLQVLQWQSPERHGQPWMLKSPHHLTAVDTVLDTFPGCKIIMTHRSPTKAVPSYASMVCAISAQYSNDVDPKDVGPYWRDRFVSALTQFSDVRAKRPERFIDVDFLEVVKNPVDTATRVMGELGLPADREALEAYMARNEEQRHGSHTYTAEDFGLTEAGLEQDFAFYQKEIAP
- a CDS encoding SDR family oxidoreductase, whose protein sequence is MILKDEVVVISGVGAGLGAKLAIRAAKEGAKVVMSARSADVMDATLKEITAAGGDAIAVQCDVRKTDQVEAVMAAAVEKYGKISGLVNSAYGHPGFTDLLDTEEKNLRRAMDIILFGSLNMARAAVPHMTDGGSIVNVGTMSTRVPLQGEGGYAISKAAMGCATQYMALELGGKGIRVNQAILGWLDGPGVRFYLTMTAEEKGITEQEVYDDIASRNPLGRIPTDEACAGGILYLLSKYASEVTGATLDVNGGEHMPA
- a CDS encoding SRPBCC domain-containing protein, with translation MTTHLVTSVTVQINAPAAFVWDVLVDYPSYPEWNPYTIAAETTLELGDRIDLTLPQVDGSDSTFINREFIRVVDPPHHLRYDTGEEMQGIHAQRDQYIAETGPDTCEYYTTDTFVGELADLVMETTGEWVKAGFDSVATSLKARAEALYAAR
- the pip gene encoding prolyl aminopeptidase, which encodes MRTFYPDIEPFDSGLLDVGDGQQIYYEVSGNPDGKPAVYLHGGPGGASSPDQRRCFDPSKYRIVLFDQRGCGNSLPHTSAPDADLSAITTWHLVQDIETLREHLGIDRWLVCGGSWGSALALAYAQKHPAAVSELVLRGIFTLRRSELDWFYEGGAANVYPDLWEGYIAPVPEVERGHLIEAYSRLLNNPDPAVHVPAAKAWSRWESSTITLLQDTELIDHFTEDAFAVAFARIENHFFMNDGWFTDNQLVTESAKLKDIPGVIIQGRYDMCTPATTAWDLHRAWPEAEFRMIPDAGHAFTEPGILDAIIEATDRFAS
- a CDS encoding FAD-dependent oxidoreductase produces the protein MPHQITTELPVVVIGAGPSGLAAAAHLRSRDVDVLVLESGPAAGATVSQWGHVRLFSAWSELIDPAAEKLLIDAGWTAPSAKRYPTGAEWVADYLQPLAEALGDSVRFGTKVTSVAKQSRDRLVSSGRDEAPFTIHTRTVDGAGHIQARAVVDASGTWTGPNPLGGDGVTAIGEAEAADRISYRIPDLRNESDRARYAGKHVVVAGTGASAKGALIGLTALAKDEPETRVTWLVRRATVGAAFSGGGQDELPERGALGQLAQAAVTEGPVTTLNGFRTAEIGHGPDGRLRIESFDGQVVDGIDEVIVLTGFRPDLDILSEIRLDLDPVLQAPRQLAPLIDPNEHSCGTVYPHGAKELAQPEAGFYLVGMKSYGRATSFLALTGFEQTRSVAAAIAGDHEAAARVELTLPETGVCGGSGLFDDDSADAGGCCGTASEPELLTLGRPGVQ
- a CDS encoding metalloregulator ArsR/SmtB family transcription factor produces the protein MPTALTVIETTDSTCCSPITSGVMSDDEATSLAIKFKAMSDPTRLKLLSLVAATQDGEACVCDLNEPLDLSQPTVSHHLKILVEAGLLTRAKRGRWAYFALVPGALPSLADTLQA
- a CDS encoding N-acetyltransferase family protein, with translation MDVRLRALQQGDWQAVRQIYADGIATGNATFETDVPPADVLDSKWLPGQRWVAELNGTVIGWASISPTSARDCYRGVGETSVYVDVASAGMGVGSALVRHQVAAAEVAGLWTLQTSIFPENIASLAIHHAAGFRDVGRRERIAHLDGVWRDTILLERRAGF